In the Colwellia sp. 20A7 genome, one interval contains:
- a CDS encoding LysR family transcriptional regulator, protein MELKILKSFITVAKYKSFSDAARELHTVQPAISRHISTLETELGVVLFNRNSRDVTITEAGEQLLKDAMTILSLTEQAKTQVKLAHNGQIGSLNIAYLGSACLSFMATLVLTYRSQFPHVHVTLFEMTATEQIDALKNEQIDIAFSRPLPNSINDDFISHCIYIDKLVAIVNENHKFAKNQSINLAQLKDEHFILFNRDEALGLFDETIIHCKQAGFSPNIISQPRHMQTLVTEVAAGLGVAIAPYCIRKLYSEGCKFIELDNVNTQIPLHIQYKKTSNNATVNAFIHIVLAAKEEIEHGMTRLS, encoded by the coding sequence ATGGAACTAAAAATACTAAAAAGCTTTATTACCGTGGCTAAATACAAAAGTTTTTCAGACGCTGCTCGCGAATTACATACGGTTCAGCCTGCTATTAGTCGTCATATATCTACCTTAGAAACCGAGCTTGGTGTAGTTTTGTTTAACCGTAATTCACGTGATGTAACAATTACTGAAGCCGGAGAGCAATTATTAAAAGATGCTATGACCATTTTATCCTTAACTGAGCAAGCTAAAACCCAAGTAAAACTTGCACACAATGGTCAAATAGGTTCACTTAATATTGCTTATTTAGGCTCCGCCTGTTTATCATTCATGGCTACCTTAGTGCTTACTTATCGGTCTCAATTCCCACATGTTCATGTAACCTTATTTGAAATGACAGCAACAGAACAAATTGACGCATTGAAAAATGAACAAATAGATATTGCTTTTTCAAGACCGCTACCCAATTCAATTAATGACGACTTTATTAGCCATTGCATTTATATTGATAAGTTAGTTGCTATCGTTAATGAAAACCATAAATTTGCAAAGAACCAAAGCATCAATTTAGCACAGTTAAAAGACGAGCACTTTATACTTTTTAATCGCGATGAAGCACTCGGGTTATTTGATGAAACAATAATACATTGTAAACAAGCAGGGTTCTCACCGAACATAATCAGCCAACCAAGGCATATGCAAACCTTAGTAACTGAAGTAGCGGCTGGGTTAGGTGTTGCAATTGCCCCTTACTGTATTCGTAAGTTATATAGTGAAGGGTGTAAATTTATTGAATTAGATAATGTAAATACACAAATCCCACTACATATTCAATATAAAAAAACGAGTAATAACGCAACAGTAAATGCCTTCATTCATATAGTGCTAGCCGCAAAAGAAGAAATAGAACACGGTATGACTAGGTTGTCATAA
- a CDS encoding MFS transporter, translated as MNNPKESQSLSRFILLLMTTAIAATAANLYYSQPILPLIADEFNLTYSQLGSIPAFTQFGYAFALLFISPLGDSIARRRLISILSCVLVLACAAAVIAPSLPILLGAVFLIGVSANITQQLIPFAASMVSADNKGATLGTLMMGLTLGILLSRTLSGFVGEQFGWRSVFIMSAVLAAIFGVLLQLFLPTNKPQTNLRYLPLIKSTVGLFFQHKSLQIYTLSGAFWFAAFNVLWATLAIYVSDTPFNYNAQEAGFFGVIALAGVIGAKSSGKWVNTLGSKKLIMMVLILAAIGFAITGVFTGNLIALIIGIVLIDFAIFSAQVANQVRVFSIDPSAQSRINGIYMLGYYLGGALGSVAGVTAFSLYQWPGVVAVSVIFIAISATFNSLAKK; from the coding sequence ATGAACAACCCTAAAGAAAGTCAGTCATTGAGCCGATTTATATTATTGCTGATGACTACCGCAATTGCGGCTACAGCGGCAAATCTATACTACAGCCAACCAATTTTACCGCTTATTGCCGATGAGTTTAATTTAACTTACTCACAGTTAGGGAGTATTCCAGCGTTTACCCAATTTGGTTACGCTTTTGCGTTGCTATTTATCTCTCCGTTAGGTGACTCTATTGCCCGCCGGCGCTTAATTAGTATTTTGTCGTGTGTTTTAGTCCTTGCCTGTGCAGCTGCCGTAATAGCACCAAGCTTACCAATATTATTGGGCGCGGTTTTTTTAATTGGTGTTAGTGCCAATATTACCCAGCAGTTAATACCATTCGCTGCTTCTATGGTGTCGGCAGATAACAAAGGCGCAACCTTGGGCACGTTAATGATGGGGTTAACACTTGGTATTTTACTTTCAAGAACCTTAAGTGGTTTTGTTGGTGAGCAGTTTGGCTGGCGTAGTGTCTTTATTATGTCAGCAGTTTTGGCTGCTATCTTTGGTGTTTTGTTACAGTTATTTCTACCAACCAATAAACCACAAACCAATTTACGTTATTTACCACTTATTAAAAGTACTGTCGGTTTGTTTTTTCAGCATAAATCGCTACAAATTTACACCTTATCAGGCGCATTTTGGTTTGCTGCTTTTAATGTACTCTGGGCAACATTAGCTATTTATGTAAGCGACACTCCTTTTAACTACAATGCACAAGAAGCCGGGTTCTTTGGTGTTATTGCGTTAGCGGGCGTTATTGGCGCAAAATCGTCAGGTAAATGGGTTAATACATTAGGCTCTAAAAAATTAATCATGATGGTGCTGATACTTGCGGCAATAGGTTTTGCTATCACGGGTGTCTTTACAGGAAATTTAATTGCTTTAATTATCGGTATTGTTTTAATCGATTTTGCCATTTTTAGTGCACAAGTAGCCAATCAAGTACGTGTCTTTAGTATCGACCCAAGTGCACAAAGCCGAATTAATGGTATTTATATGTTAGGTTATTATCTTGGTGGCGCGCTTGGCTCTGTTGCCGGTGTTACAGCCTTTTCGCTTTATCAATGGCCTGGCGTTGTGGCGGTTAGTGTTATATTTATTGCAATTAGTGCTACTTTTAATTCGTTAGCAAAAAAATAA
- a CDS encoding redoxin domain-containing protein has translation MTNSVKITAGNIFPAIEATLLNGTTVDMSKAHSGADWQMIIVYRGKHCPLCVRYLNLLEEQQEALKAIGVSVSAISADSKAQLEGTMEQLSITYPIAYGLTEQQMQQLGLYISAPRSEQETDHNFAEPGLFIINDEGNTQAVNISNTPFLRPELDVVVRGLTFVRNQDDYPIRGTVTY, from the coding sequence ATGACAAACTCAGTAAAAATAACAGCTGGTAATATTTTTCCTGCTATTGAAGCAACATTGCTTAACGGTACGACTGTAGATATGAGTAAAGCACATAGCGGTGCTGATTGGCAGATGATTATTGTGTATAGAGGTAAGCATTGTCCACTATGTGTTCGATACTTAAATTTATTAGAAGAACAGCAAGAAGCATTAAAGGCGATTGGTGTGAGCGTATCGGCTATTTCAGCCGACTCAAAAGCTCAACTTGAAGGGACTATGGAGCAATTATCAATAACTTATCCTATTGCTTACGGTTTAACTGAGCAGCAAATGCAGCAATTAGGGCTTTATATCTCAGCTCCCCGCTCTGAGCAAGAAACTGATCATAACTTCGCTGAACCTGGACTATTTATTATTAACGATGAAGGTAATACTCAAGCAGTAAATATTTCTAACACACCATTTCTACGTCCAGAATTAGATGTTGTCGTAAGAGGTTTAACTTTTGTTCGTAACCAAGATGATTATCCAATTCGTGGCACAGTGACTTATTAA
- a CDS encoding DUF3016 domain-containing protein yields MKILTTILFSLFITLSSSGIACAATSEVTWTDYEKYRDIRPGNGSRKHFRESTFHNLEKHIAKLAEKLPEGQVLKIDVTDVDLAGDTLAGGIDQIRIVKDIYFPRINFSYQLVGADGNEIDSAEVILKDMSFMMGSRLRYRNELLGYEKNMLDEWFLDVFKERFLLEE; encoded by the coding sequence ATGAAAATATTAACCACAATATTATTTAGCTTGTTTATTACGTTATCATCTTCTGGCATTGCTTGTGCGGCGACATCAGAAGTGACTTGGACAGACTATGAAAAATATCGAGATATTCGACCAGGTAATGGCAGTCGAAAACACTTTCGTGAAAGCACCTTTCATAATTTAGAAAAACACATTGCTAAACTTGCTGAGAAACTTCCAGAAGGGCAAGTTTTAAAAATTGACGTGACTGATGTTGATTTAGCTGGTGATACATTGGCCGGAGGCATAGACCAAATTCGAATTGTTAAAGATATTTATTTCCCTAGAATCAACTTTTCTTATCAATTAGTGGGTGCTGATGGCAATGAAATTGACTCTGCTGAAGTGATACTTAAAGACATGAGCTTTATGATGGGAAGTCGTCTAAGGTATCGAAATGAATTGTTAGGTTATGAAAAAAACATGCTTGATGAGTGGTTTTTAGATGTATTTAAAGAGCGATTTTTGCTAGAAGAATAA
- a CDS encoding prolyl oligopeptidase family serine peptidase has protein sequence MKTKVILLTSILTACSGNIPEQSATSIASQSPNINYPVTHKGNVVDTYFGANVADPYRWLEDDRSEETSDWVKAQNELTFDYLGKIPFREQLKSRLGELWNYEKVGAPFKEGDYTYFYKNDGLQNQYVVYRQKGDGAAEVFLDPNTFSDDGTTSMGQLSFSKDGSIAAYAISEGGSDWRKIIIIDAKTKKVLETPLIDVKFSGISWYKNEGFYYSSYDKPTGSELSAKTDQHKLYYHALGQDQKNDQVIFGATSEEKHRYVGGDVTKDNHYLLISGSTSTSGNNLYLKDLTKPNSPLITIADDFLGDTYLIENEGDKLFLVTNIDAPNKKIVTVNANAPERKNWKELIPETENVLSASTGGGYFFTEYMVDAISKVYQYDYQGNKIREIKLPGVGSSTELSGEKDENTLYYSFSNYKTPSTIYSYNIEKGESEVYRKSGAQFDSDAFESKQVFYSSKGGTKVPMIITYKKGIELNGKNPTLLYAYGGFNISLTPFFSVTRAVWMEQGGIYAVANLRGGGEYGKEWHDAGTQLNKQNVFDDFIAAGEYLINQNYTSSAYLAVQGGSNGGLLVGAVMTQRPDLMKVALPAVGVLDMLRYHTFTSGAGWAYDYGTSEQSEEMFNYLQAYSPVHNVKEGVNYPATLVTTGDHDDRVVPAHSFKFAAELQAKQVGTAPTLIRIETNGGHGAGTPVSKTIDLYADLFAFTLFNMGFDKLPE, from the coding sequence ATGAAAACTAAGGTCATACTCTTAACGAGCATATTAACTGCATGTTCAGGTAATATACCTGAACAGAGTGCAACTTCAATTGCTTCACAGTCACCAAATATAAACTATCCAGTAACGCACAAAGGAAATGTAGTTGATACGTACTTTGGTGCTAATGTCGCAGATCCTTATCGTTGGTTAGAAGATGACCGTAGTGAAGAAACCAGTGATTGGGTTAAAGCACAAAACGAGTTAACGTTTGATTATTTAGGAAAAATACCTTTTAGAGAGCAATTAAAATCACGTTTGGGTGAGCTTTGGAATTACGAAAAAGTAGGAGCTCCTTTTAAAGAAGGTGATTACACTTATTTTTACAAGAATGATGGTTTACAAAATCAATACGTCGTTTATCGCCAAAAAGGGGATGGTGCAGCTGAAGTATTTCTAGATCCTAATACATTTAGTGATGATGGCACTACTTCTATGGGGCAACTGAGTTTTTCTAAAGACGGTTCAATCGCGGCATATGCTATTTCAGAAGGTGGTAGCGATTGGCGTAAAATCATTATTATTGACGCAAAAACTAAGAAAGTTTTAGAAACCCCTTTAATTGATGTGAAGTTCTCCGGCATTTCTTGGTACAAAAATGAAGGTTTTTATTATTCAAGTTATGATAAGCCTACCGGAAGCGAGCTTTCAGCTAAAACAGATCAACACAAACTCTATTATCACGCTTTGGGACAAGACCAAAAAAATGACCAAGTTATTTTTGGTGCAACGAGCGAAGAAAAACATCGTTATGTTGGTGGCGATGTAACTAAAGATAATCATTACTTATTAATTTCTGGTTCAACGTCAACTTCTGGTAACAATCTTTATTTAAAAGACTTAACTAAACCTAATAGCCCTTTAATAACCATTGCGGATGATTTTCTTGGTGATACTTACTTAATTGAAAATGAAGGTGATAAGTTATTTTTAGTTACAAATATTGATGCACCTAATAAGAAAATTGTGACTGTTAATGCAAATGCCCCAGAACGTAAAAATTGGAAAGAGTTAATTCCTGAGACTGAAAATGTATTAAGTGCATCAACAGGCGGCGGTTATTTCTTTACTGAATATATGGTTGATGCTATCTCTAAAGTTTATCAATACGATTACCAAGGTAATAAAATTCGTGAGATTAAATTACCCGGCGTAGGGAGCTCAACAGAACTTTCAGGTGAAAAAGATGAGAACACTTTGTATTACTCTTTTAGTAACTACAAAACGCCGAGTACTATCTATAGCTATAATATAGAAAAAGGCGAGAGTGAGGTGTATCGCAAATCTGGTGCTCAATTTGACAGCGACGCTTTTGAATCGAAGCAGGTTTTCTATAGCTCAAAAGGTGGTACTAAAGTACCTATGATTATTACCTATAAAAAAGGTATTGAGCTAAACGGAAAAAATCCAACATTGTTATATGCCTATGGTGGTTTTAATATTAGCTTAACACCATTTTTTAGTGTTACGCGTGCGGTATGGATGGAACAAGGAGGTATATACGCTGTTGCTAACTTACGCGGTGGTGGTGAATATGGTAAAGAATGGCATGATGCAGGCACACAATTAAACAAACAAAATGTTTTTGATGATTTTATCGCGGCAGGTGAATATCTTATTAATCAAAACTATACATCGAGTGCTTATTTAGCCGTTCAAGGTGGCTCAAATGGTGGTTTGTTAGTTGGTGCAGTTATGACCCAACGACCAGATTTAATGAAAGTAGCACTACCTGCTGTCGGTGTTTTAGATATGTTGCGCTATCACACATTTACGTCGGGAGCTGGCTGGGCATACGATTATGGAACATCTGAGCAAAGCGAAGAAATGTTTAATTATTTACAAGCTTATTCTCCTGTACATAATGTAAAAGAAGGTGTTAATTATCCGGCAACATTAGTTACAACGGGTGATCATGACGACCGTGTTGTACCTGCACATTCTTTTAAGTTTGCTGCTGAATTACAAGCTAAACAAGTAGGCACTGCGCCAACCTTAATTCGCATTGAAACTAATGGCGGCCACGGTGCTGGTACACCAGTATCTAAGACAATTGATCTATATGCCGATTTATTTGCATTTACTCTGTTTAATATGGGGTTTGATAAGCTACCAGAGTAG
- a CDS encoding LysR substrate-binding domain-containing protein, producing the protein MNITLKQLTVFTTTARLNGITKAAQELSMTQSAASQSLKELENILGYPLFTRHGRKLVINAHGQVLLSKATQMLVLQDQIQQPITTELQGELKVAASVTIGSYVMPQLLAKFIAIHPQVEPKLFISNSEQVTEKLLAGQAHIGLIEAPLSHKSLSLSPWRNDQLVVFCAKDNVLAKQKKLTLTEMSQQRWILREHGSGTRAVFINAMQQLGGTINHSMDLARQEAIKQTVKANLGLGVLSLLSIQEELTLGIFKRLETPLNLNRQLSIIESEHYCHDPLVSAFHTFLNEK; encoded by the coding sequence ATGAACATAACATTGAAACAATTAACAGTGTTTACCACAACCGCAAGACTAAACGGCATAACAAAAGCTGCGCAAGAGCTATCTATGACGCAGTCGGCGGCCAGTCAATCATTAAAAGAATTAGAAAACATATTAGGCTACCCGTTATTTACTCGCCATGGGCGTAAACTAGTGATTAACGCCCATGGACAAGTGTTACTCAGTAAAGCCACGCAGATGTTGGTATTACAAGATCAAATTCAACAACCGATAACCACTGAGTTACAAGGAGAATTAAAAGTAGCCGCCAGTGTTACTATCGGTTCGTATGTTATGCCACAGCTGTTAGCCAAGTTTATAGCAATACACCCTCAAGTAGAGCCAAAACTATTCATAAGTAATTCGGAACAAGTAACTGAGAAATTATTGGCCGGTCAAGCTCATATAGGTTTGATTGAAGCACCGCTTTCACATAAATCGTTAAGTTTATCGCCTTGGCGTAATGATCAACTCGTTGTTTTCTGTGCCAAAGATAATGTGTTAGCAAAACAAAAGAAATTAACCTTAACTGAAATGTCACAGCAACGCTGGATACTACGAGAGCACGGTTCAGGCACACGTGCAGTATTTATTAATGCTATGCAACAATTAGGCGGTACAATTAACCACAGCATGGACTTAGCAAGACAAGAGGCTATCAAGCAAACCGTTAAAGCTAATTTAGGTTTAGGGGTATTATCATTACTGTCGATACAAGAAGAACTAACACTTGGAATATTTAAGAGGCTAGAAACGCCCCTTAATTTAAATCGTCAATTATCTATAATAGAATCAGAGCATTATTGCCATGACCCACTTGTCAGTGCCTTTCATACTTTTCTAAACGAAAAATGA
- a CDS encoding YeiH family protein, translating into MPFSKDNRANTLNGILFVALLAMTATYLAELSFFKELAISPLIIGIVIGIFYGNSLRHKFPSAWHGGILFSTKTLLRAGIVFYGFRLVFQDVVQVGFAGVLLSTIIVISTFVFGYWFGTKVLKLDRDTSILISAGSSICGAAAVLATEPVIKAEPYKTTIAVATVVIFGTIAMFIYPMLYQQGFFGLSLRLTEQAMGAYVGATLHEVAHVVGAGASMGDDIAHTAVIVKMLRVMLLAPFLLVLGVWMASLAKQSNKAQCNTNDNPLKKGAVTIPWFALGFIGVVGFNSLNLLPITWVDNLNQLDNFALTMAMTALGIETRLSKFKGVGFKPIYLASVLFLYLMTSGYLLSYYLIS; encoded by the coding sequence ATGCCGTTTTCCAAAGATAATCGAGCAAATACACTAAACGGCATTTTGTTTGTCGCATTATTAGCAATGACGGCGACCTATTTAGCCGAACTTTCCTTTTTCAAAGAGTTAGCTATTAGCCCGTTAATTATTGGTATTGTGATTGGTATATTTTACGGTAATAGCTTACGTCATAAGTTTCCTAGTGCTTGGCACGGGGGCATTTTATTTTCGACTAAAACGCTATTACGTGCCGGTATTGTTTTTTATGGTTTTCGTTTGGTATTTCAAGACGTTGTACAAGTTGGTTTTGCCGGCGTTTTACTGAGTACTATTATTGTTATAAGTACCTTTGTTTTTGGTTATTGGTTTGGCACAAAAGTATTAAAGCTAGACCGTGACACCAGTATTCTAATTAGTGCAGGAAGCTCAATTTGTGGTGCGGCGGCAGTATTGGCAACTGAGCCGGTAATTAAAGCTGAACCTTATAAAACCACTATTGCGGTGGCAACAGTAGTGATTTTTGGCACTATTGCTATGTTTATTTATCCGATGTTGTATCAACAAGGTTTTTTCGGTTTAAGTCTAAGGCTAACTGAACAAGCAATGGGTGCGTATGTTGGGGCAACATTACATGAAGTAGCTCATGTTGTTGGTGCGGGTGCTTCGATGGGTGATGATATAGCTCACACGGCTGTTATTGTAAAAATGTTACGGGTTATGCTGCTAGCACCATTCTTACTGGTGTTAGGTGTTTGGATGGCAAGTTTAGCTAAGCAGAGTAATAAAGCGCAATGTAATACTAACGATAACCCGCTAAAGAAAGGGGCTGTTACAATCCCTTGGTTTGCTCTAGGTTTCATCGGCGTGGTTGGCTTTAATTCGCTGAACCTGTTACCAATAACTTGGGTTGATAATCTTAATCAACTGGATAATTTTGCACTAACAATGGCGATGACAGCATTAGGTATAGAGACACGTTTAAGTAAATTTAAAGGCGTAGGCTTTAAGCCTATTTATCTTGCGAGTGTGCTGTTTCTATACCTAATGACTTCAGGATATTTATTATCTTACTACCTAATTAGCTAG
- the epmB gene encoding EF-P beta-lysylation protein EpmB: MSQIITQIDPKLHLCDENSWQKDLHQVITDPEKLLTLLDINSAEYLQHFNAKQLFPVRVPLPFISRMKKSDFNDPLLKQVMPLSDEFVMSDGFSTDPLEEHDTVAEGLLHKYKNRVLMIVRAGCAVNCRYCFRRHFPYQDNSPNKQRWQQALIYIAEHQEISEVIFSGGDPLMANDDHLTWLVEQIEAIAHVKRLRIHTRLPVVIPNRITKGLVNLLSRTRLKATMVLHINHANEIDNNFAQALEPLREARIPLFNQSVLLKGVNDNSDTLIALSEKMFDIGIIPYYLHLFDPVQGAAHFDVTENKAVKIVNEMLASLPGFLMPKLVREIAGQANKTPINLT, translated from the coding sequence TTGTCGCAGATAATAACCCAAATTGACCCAAAATTGCATCTTTGTGATGAAAATTCATGGCAAAAAGATCTGCACCAGGTCATTACTGACCCTGAAAAGCTATTAACTTTGCTTGATATAAATAGTGCAGAGTATTTACAGCACTTCAACGCTAAACAGTTGTTCCCTGTTCGAGTGCCCTTACCTTTTATAAGTCGTATGAAAAAAAGCGACTTTAATGATCCTTTACTAAAACAAGTAATGCCCTTGTCTGATGAATTTGTTATGTCTGATGGTTTTAGCACTGACCCTTTAGAAGAGCATGATACAGTTGCAGAAGGTTTACTACACAAATATAAAAATCGTGTATTGATGATTGTAAGAGCGGGTTGCGCCGTTAACTGCCGCTATTGCTTTCGTCGACATTTCCCCTATCAAGATAACAGTCCTAACAAGCAACGGTGGCAGCAAGCATTAATATATATTGCTGAACACCAAGAAATTTCAGAAGTTATTTTTAGTGGTGGCGATCCTTTAATGGCCAACGATGATCACTTAACATGGCTAGTAGAACAAATTGAAGCCATTGCACATGTAAAGCGTCTACGCATTCATACAAGATTACCTGTTGTTATCCCTAACCGTATAACTAAGGGCTTAGTCAATTTATTAAGCCGTACCCGCTTAAAAGCAACCATGGTTTTACATATAAACCATGCTAATGAAATAGATAATAATTTTGCACAGGCACTGGAGCCATTACGTGAAGCCCGTATTCCCTTATTTAATCAAAGCGTATTACTTAAAGGTGTAAATGATAATAGCGACACGTTAATCGCGTTAAGTGAAAAAATGTTCGATATTGGTATCATACCCTATTATCTTCACCTTTTTGATCCTGTACAAGGCGCAGCCCACTTTGATGTAACAGAGAACAAAGCCGTTAAAATAGTTAACGAAATGCTTGCAAGCCTCCCCGGATTTTTAATGCCTAAATTGGTGCGTGAAATTGCAGGCCAAGCTAACAAAACACCAATAAATCTGACATAA
- the efp gene encoding elongation factor P produces MANFSTNQFKAGLKIMLDGEPCNILENELVKPGKGQAFNRVKIRKLVSDKVLEKTFKSGESVEGADVMDVELAYLYADGEFWHFMNNETFEQIAADDKAVSDTTKWLVEGDICTITLWNNSPISVTPQNFVEIDIAETDPGLKGDTAGTGGKPATLSTGAVVRVPLFVQIGEKVRIDTRSGDYVSRATAK; encoded by the coding sequence ATGGCTAATTTCAGTACTAACCAGTTTAAAGCTGGACTTAAAATCATGCTTGATGGCGAACCATGTAATATCCTTGAAAACGAATTGGTTAAGCCTGGTAAAGGTCAAGCATTCAACCGTGTTAAAATTCGCAAGCTAGTATCAGACAAAGTATTAGAAAAAACATTCAAATCAGGTGAGTCGGTTGAAGGCGCTGATGTAATGGATGTTGAACTTGCTTATTTATATGCTGATGGTGAGTTTTGGCATTTTATGAACAATGAAACCTTTGAACAAATTGCTGCTGATGATAAAGCTGTATCTGATACAACTAAATGGTTAGTTGAAGGTGATATTTGTACTATTACGTTGTGGAATAACTCTCCTATTTCAGTGACACCACAAAACTTTGTTGAAATTGACATTGCTGAAACAGATCCTGGCTTAAAGGGTGATACTGCGGGAACTGGCGGAAAACCAGCAACCTTATCAACCGGTGCCGTAGTTCGCGTTCCTTTATTTGTACAAATTGGTGAAAAAGTAAGAATAGATACTCGTTCTGGCGACTATGTTTCACGAGCAACAGCTAAATAA
- a CDS encoding glucokinase: protein MNNNDKKIVNLIADIGGTNIRLAQANAQSESQYTDIETYQCAKFASLIDVIALYIKNKNIADTCINACLAIACPTDKDIISMTNLPWEFSQKALIAALNLNSLTMINDYTAIAMAIPLLNDNQKVKIGGGETVAQMPIAVCGPGTGLGVAHIVPISSNGKSQWHCFSGEGGHVDFAAVDKLDMQILQHLKTNLARVSYEQLLSGYGLEQIHQAIIAINGQDKVSLSAAEISQQAVSGKCPVCKQALTQFCKVLGSFAGNLALTLNCQGGVYIAGGIAPRFIDFIKNSDFRVRFEAKGRLSNIPKQSPTYIITEPQPGLLGAAALLLQR, encoded by the coding sequence ATGAATAATAATGATAAAAAAATAGTTAATTTAATTGCCGATATTGGTGGCACTAACATTCGTTTAGCACAAGCTAATGCACAAAGTGAATCTCAATATACTGATATAGAAACGTATCAATGTGCTAAATTTGCGAGTTTAATCGATGTTATTGCACTATATATTAAAAACAAAAATATTGCTGACACCTGCATAAATGCTTGTTTAGCAATTGCTTGCCCCACAGATAAAGATATCATTTCGATGACGAATTTACCGTGGGAGTTTTCACAAAAAGCATTAATAGCAGCGCTTAACCTAAATAGTTTAACGATGATCAATGACTATACTGCTATTGCTATGGCAATTCCGCTATTAAATGATAACCAAAAAGTTAAAATTGGCGGTGGTGAAACCGTAGCTCAAATGCCTATTGCTGTATGCGGGCCAGGTACAGGTTTAGGTGTTGCACACATAGTACCCATATCCTCAAATGGAAAGAGTCAATGGCATTGTTTCAGCGGAGAAGGCGGTCATGTAGACTTTGCCGCCGTTGATAAACTTGATATGCAAATTCTTCAACATTTAAAAACGAACTTAGCACGAGTTTCTTACGAACAATTATTATCTGGTTACGGTTTAGAGCAAATTCATCAAGCAATTATTGCTATTAATGGACAAGATAAAGTATCCCTTTCCGCAGCTGAAATTAGCCAACAAGCAGTATCTGGCAAATGTCCTGTATGTAAGCAAGCATTAACGCAGTTCTGCAAAGTATTGGGAAGCTTCGCTGGTAACTTAGCCTTAACATTAAATTGCCAAGGAGGAGTTTATATTGCTGGTGGTATTGCGCCACGCTTTATCGACTTTATTAAAAACAGTGATTTTAGAGTCCGCTTTGAAGCAAAAGGACGCTTATCCAATATACCTAAACAAAGTCCCACCTATATTATCACTGAACCACAACCTGGTTTACTAGGCGCTGCGGCGCTGTTACTCCAGAGATAA
- a CDS encoding DUF2780 domain-containing protein, protein MKASIILLSVALSSLALPASAIKLPDSLTSKLSESNSATDMAKNALTSYAATELGMSETMVSGGLASIFKVAQDNLTTENFSELSTAIPDMSSYIDLAPSFSTSAITSLLGDSEASKAAQSANYLDSAFESLGIPKESLPLMISTVTSYLDSNGYASAAGILKQGLNFL, encoded by the coding sequence ATGAAAGCAAGTATCATTTTATTATCTGTAGCACTAAGTAGCTTAGCCTTACCTGCTTCAGCTATTAAATTACCTGATTCGTTAACAAGTAAGTTATCAGAAAGTAATTCAGCAACAGATATGGCAAAAAATGCGCTAACAAGCTATGCCGCAACTGAGCTTGGTATGTCTGAAACAATGGTTAGTGGTGGTTTAGCATCTATTTTTAAAGTTGCACAAGATAACTTAACAACAGAAAACTTTTCAGAGTTAAGTACTGCTATACCCGATATGAGTAGCTATATCGACTTAGCACCATCATTTTCTACATCTGCTATTACTTCGCTATTAGGTGATAGTGAAGCGTCTAAAGCTGCACAAAGTGCGAATTATTTAGATTCAGCTTTTGAAAGTTTAGGTATTCCAAAAGAAAGCCTTCCGCTTATGATCAGCACAGTTACTAGTTATTTAGATAGTAACGGTTATGCTAGTGCTGCAGGAATATTGAAACAAGGCTTAAACTTTTTATAA